The following are encoded together in the Salvia hispanica cultivar TCC Black 2014 chromosome 6, UniMelb_Shisp_WGS_1.0, whole genome shotgun sequence genome:
- the LOC125195010 gene encoding uncharacterized protein LOC125195010, with product MFQLKQQEDKENQDDTHVETDRQNPLDKEDNIVELTGERNRIHIPTSPVSDPKGAVEEKEEEGTKEDTVGDDNSESASPISPPAAGPMDDAHVEMNKAKQQEKGKEKEENIVKVK from the exons ATGTTTCAATTGAAACAACAGGAAGATAAGGAGAACCAAGATGACACACATGTTGAAACGGACAGACAAAATCCACTGGATAAAGAAGATAATATTGTTGAG ttgacaGGAGAAAGAAACAGAATACATATCCCTACATCGCCAGTTTCTGATCCTAAAGGG gctgttgaagaaaaagaagaagaaggaacaAAAGAAGACACAGTGGGTGATGACAATAGTGAATCAGCCTCTCCTATCTCACCACCAGCTGCAGGTCCAATGGATGACGCACATGTTGAAATGAACAAAGCAAAGCAACAggagaaaggaaaagagaaagaagagaatattGTTAAAGTAAAGTAA